The Candidatus Limnocylindrales bacterium genome includes the window GGGGTTATTCGCTTTTTTCTACGCCTGCCTGCATTTCTTGAGCTATGCAGGACTCGATCAGTTCTTTGCCCTGGATGAAATTACCAAAGATGTGATTAAGCGCCCTTTCATTACCGTGGGTTTTACCAGTTTTCTCCTCCTGATCCCCCTGGCCGTTACCTCCACCAATAAAATGATCAAACGCCTTGGAAAGCGATGGCAATCCCTCCACCGATTGATTTATCTCATCGGTATGGGTGGGGTGATCCACTATTTCCAGTTGGTTAAAGCAGATACGCGAAATCCTACAATTTACGCCATTATACTGGCGATACTTTTGAGTTATCGTTTATGGGCGAAGTGGATTCAGAATAAAGGAGCAGGATATAGATATGACCGGCTAAAAATTGGCAACCTGC containing:
- a CDS encoding protein-methionine-sulfoxide reductase heme-binding subunit MsrQ, with protein sequence MKIKVTGYYRQWMREKGLMTRNRWIQYVVKPMVFAACLIPLVILIIKALTGHLGANPIEATTRSMGDWALRFLLITLAVTPLKHLLKWDWLIRFRRMLGLFAFFYACLHFLSYAGLDQFFALDEITKDVIKRPFITVGFTSFLLLIPLAVTSTNKMIKRLGKRWQSLHRLIYLIGMGGVIHYFQLVKADTRNPTIYAIILAILLSYRLWAKWIQNKGAGYRYDRLKIGNLPRSSSKQP